One window from the genome of Salisaeta longa DSM 21114 encodes:
- the aroB gene encoding 3-dehydroquinate synthase, giving the protein MPDPITLSFADGRRYDVQFRPLDALPATLAAADVRPGRCLLVTDEHVAAHYRGPVGAALTSAGWTPHVHTLPPGEATKRAEMLHRIYDEALRWGMDRQTPVLAVGGGVIGDLAGFAAATLLRGVPLVHVPTSLIAQVDSSIGGKTGINHATGKNLIGSFYQPALVHTDTACLRTLPMREWTSGLAEVAKHALLTDGPLRALLAKHRDALYARTDDAPIPSMVRAAVAVKAEVVQADEREAGRRAVLNLGHTFAHAIEAVAGYGRFTHGGAVALGLRAALHLSSAAHPSFPLDACDALVRPLAPVDATADLSFEALYEAMRADKKNRGGRRRFVLLRAPGDPYVTSDCSRAAVARAWTFATS; this is encoded by the coding sequence GTGCCCGACCCGATCACGCTTTCGTTTGCCGACGGGCGTCGCTACGACGTCCAGTTTCGTCCGCTTGATGCCCTGCCCGCTACGCTGGCCGCGGCCGACGTGCGCCCCGGGCGCTGCCTGCTGGTGACCGACGAGCACGTGGCCGCGCACTATCGCGGGCCGGTGGGGGCCGCGCTGACCAGCGCCGGATGGACGCCGCACGTGCACACGCTGCCGCCTGGCGAAGCCACCAAACGTGCCGAGATGCTGCACCGCATCTACGACGAGGCCCTCCGCTGGGGCATGGACCGGCAGACGCCCGTGTTGGCGGTAGGCGGCGGCGTCATCGGCGATCTGGCGGGGTTTGCCGCGGCTACGCTGCTGCGCGGCGTTCCGCTGGTACACGTGCCCACGTCGCTCATTGCGCAGGTCGATAGCTCCATTGGCGGCAAAACCGGCATCAACCACGCGACCGGCAAAAACCTGATCGGTTCGTTTTATCAGCCGGCGCTGGTGCACACCGACACGGCATGCCTGCGTACGCTGCCTATGCGCGAGTGGACCAGCGGGCTGGCGGAGGTGGCGAAGCACGCCCTGCTTACCGACGGGCCGCTGCGCGCGCTGCTTGCCAAGCACCGCGATGCGCTGTACGCCCGCACCGACGATGCCCCCATCCCGTCGATGGTGCGGGCGGCCGTGGCCGTGAAGGCCGAGGTGGTGCAGGCCGACGAGCGCGAGGCCGGGCGGCGCGCCGTGCTCAACCTGGGGCATACGTTTGCGCACGCCATCGAAGCGGTGGCGGGCTACGGACGCTTCACGCACGGCGGGGCGGTGGCGCTGGGCCTGCGGGCCGCGCTTCACCTGTCCAGTGCGGCGCATCCATCGTTTCCGCTGGACGCGTGCGACGCCCTGGTGCGGCCGCTGGCACCGGTGGACGCCACTGCCGATCTCTCCTTCGAGGCCCTCTACGAAGCCATGCGCGCCGACAAAAAGAACCGCGGCGGCCGTCGCCGCTTCGTGCTGCTGCGGGCGCCGGGCGATCCATACGTCACCAGCGACTGCTCGCGGGCGGCCGTGGCCCGCGCGTGGACGTTCGCCACGTCGTAG
- a CDS encoding ATP-binding protein yields the protein MPTPPADPSSAAAPHLAYYPAWAKELARKYFTNTVSEFILHGDVRDLVPAQTRDGARTYVPLHDFLTNDLFAARDVTILYDRSAGIHFADAASKKDFNRALSGYDSIFGTEYQQKLPKDPPRVFSLLENYFRLRLADGKRIACIIDYAETIVPMAEASMYSAEDRQALVYLQKWSRDPLFLAHDFTACLVTENLTDLNQQLVQSPHTVEVHVPIPDASDRRTYIDWTIDGQRDTFRRYADVSAAGLAENTAGLNFTQLRTILADVLQNHNRLTFETLSAIKKEFIEAEAYGLLEFIETDYSLDLVAGHTEAKKHLRQAATALQNGRPDVLPMGYLVSGPVGSGKTFTITCFAGEIGIPMVKLKNFRSQWQGVTEGNLEKILNLLEAMTPVAVMIDEADAALGDRDAQGDSGVSQRVFSQIVSFMSNPKHRGRVIFFLVTARPDLMPVDLKRQGRAEEHLALFYPSTRDEREELLRVMMDRTGVDLPMAEVPDALLDGERTFSGADMEALLTRASFRAAAQGTDRVTAAILQATVDDFIPPTYPSEVELQTLAAVLECTSRDLLPERFRAMDRKEVVAQVEALKRSI from the coding sequence ATGCCTACACCACCTGCCGATCCCTCGTCCGCTGCAGCCCCGCATCTCGCCTATTACCCCGCCTGGGCCAAAGAACTCGCCCGCAAGTACTTCACCAACACCGTATCGGAGTTTATCCTACACGGCGATGTCCGCGACCTGGTGCCCGCGCAAACCCGCGACGGCGCCCGCACCTACGTGCCGCTGCACGACTTTCTGACCAACGACCTGTTCGCCGCCCGCGATGTCACCATCCTCTACGACCGCTCGGCGGGCATCCACTTCGCCGACGCGGCGTCGAAGAAAGACTTCAACCGGGCCCTCTCGGGCTACGACAGCATCTTTGGCACCGAGTACCAGCAGAAGCTGCCCAAAGACCCACCGCGCGTCTTCAGCCTGCTGGAAAACTACTTCCGGCTGCGCCTGGCCGACGGCAAGCGCATCGCCTGCATCATCGACTACGCCGAAACCATCGTGCCCATGGCCGAGGCGTCGATGTACTCGGCCGAAGACCGGCAGGCGCTCGTCTACCTGCAAAAGTGGTCGCGCGACCCGCTCTTTTTGGCGCACGATTTTACCGCGTGCCTCGTCACCGAAAACCTGACCGACCTCAACCAGCAGCTCGTGCAAAGCCCCCACACCGTGGAGGTGCACGTGCCCATTCCGGATGCGAGCGACCGGCGCACCTACATCGACTGGACAATTGACGGGCAGCGCGATACGTTTCGCCGCTATGCCGACGTCTCGGCGGCCGGGCTGGCGGAAAACACCGCGGGCCTCAACTTCACGCAGCTACGCACCATCCTGGCCGACGTGCTGCAAAACCACAACCGGCTGACCTTCGAGACGCTCTCGGCCATCAAAAAGGAGTTCATTGAAGCGGAAGCCTACGGGCTCTTGGAGTTTATCGAAACCGATTACTCGCTCGACCTTGTGGCCGGCCACACCGAGGCGAAAAAGCATCTGCGCCAGGCCGCTACCGCCCTTCAGAACGGGCGGCCCGATGTGCTTCCGATGGGCTACCTGGTCAGCGGTCCGGTGGGCTCGGGCAAGACGTTTACGATCACCTGCTTTGCCGGCGAAATTGGCATTCCGATGGTGAAGCTCAAGAACTTCCGCTCGCAGTGGCAGGGCGTCACCGAAGGCAACCTGGAGAAGATCTTGAACTTGCTGGAGGCCATGACGCCGGTGGCCGTGATGATTGACGAGGCCGATGCTGCGCTTGGCGACCGCGACGCACAGGGCGACTCGGGCGTCTCGCAGCGCGTCTTCTCGCAGATCGTTTCGTTCATGAGCAACCCCAAGCACCGCGGCCGGGTCATCTTCTTTTTGGTCACCGCACGCCCCGACCTGATGCCCGTCGACCTCAAGCGGCAGGGCCGCGCCGAGGAACACCTGGCGCTGTTCTACCCGTCTACCCGCGACGAGCGCGAGGAGCTGCTGCGCGTGATGATGGACCGCACCGGCGTCGACCTCCCAATGGCGGAGGTGCCCGATGCGCTCTTGGATGGCGAGCGGACGTTCAGCGGGGCCGATATGGAGGCACTCTTGACGCGGGCGTCGTTTCGGGCGGCCGCCCAAGGCACCGACCGCGTAACCGCCGCGATTTTGCAGGCCACCGTCGACGACTTCATTCCGCCCACGTACCCCTCCGAGGTCGAACTGCAAACGCTGGCGGCCGTGCTTGAGTGCACGAGCCGCGACCTCCTCCCCGAGCGCTTCCGCGCCATGGACCGCAAGGAGGTGGTGGCGCAGGTGGAAGCCCTCAAGCGCTCGATATAG
- a CDS encoding 5'-nucleotidase, lipoprotein e(P4) family yields MTRLLVPVALVALLLSGCASSSPATSDGPTVAQLQARIDSLERRAHLRHPNLNSVLWTQTAVEFDGVTRSAYQAAHLMMTRALHDSSWTAALEQRRRGVERYRSLPPAVVLDVDETVLDNSAYQARLIRQNETYDSESWNAWCRERAAGAIPGALAFTQAAARAGVQVIYLTNRDHRVEAATRDNLRQLGFPLSDTSDVILTQGERPGWEEKGPRRAFVADRYRVLLLIGDNAGDFISNVEQSVPARRRLAEQYQGFWGTRWIVLPNPQYGSWEGALFDYNYGLPYLERLQKKHKALRTKSSN; encoded by the coding sequence ATGACGCGTCTGCTTGTGCCGGTTGCGCTCGTGGCTTTGCTCCTCTCCGGCTGTGCTAGCAGCAGCCCGGCGACCTCGGATGGCCCCACCGTGGCGCAGCTTCAGGCCCGCATCGACAGCCTGGAGCGCCGCGCCCACCTTCGCCACCCCAACCTGAACAGCGTGTTGTGGACGCAAACGGCGGTGGAGTTTGACGGCGTCACGCGGAGCGCCTACCAGGCGGCCCACCTGATGATGACGCGCGCCCTGCACGATTCCTCGTGGACCGCGGCGCTGGAGCAGCGCCGCCGCGGCGTGGAACGTTACCGCTCGCTTCCGCCGGCGGTGGTGCTGGATGTAGACGAGACGGTGCTCGACAACTCGGCCTACCAAGCGCGCCTGATCCGGCAGAACGAAACGTACGACAGCGAGAGCTGGAACGCCTGGTGCCGCGAGCGCGCCGCGGGGGCCATTCCCGGTGCGCTGGCCTTTACCCAGGCCGCCGCCCGCGCCGGGGTGCAGGTTATCTACCTCACCAACCGCGACCACCGCGTGGAGGCCGCCACGCGCGACAACCTCCGCCAGCTCGGCTTTCCGCTCTCCGACACCAGCGACGTCATCCTCACCCAGGGCGAGCGCCCCGGGTGGGAGGAAAAAGGACCGCGCCGGGCCTTCGTGGCCGATCGCTACCGCGTCTTGCTGTTGATCGGCGATAACGCTGGCGACTTCATCTCCAACGTGGAGCAGTCCGTGCCGGCGCGCCGGCGCCTCGCCGAACAGTACCAGGGCTTTTGGGGCACGCGCTGGATCGTGCTGCCCAACCCGCAGTACGGATCGTGGGAAGGCGCCCTGTTCGATTACAACTACGGCCTGCCGTACCTGGAGCGCCTCCAGAAAAAACACAAGGCGCTGCGCACGAAGTCTTCCAACTAA
- the thiG gene encoding thiazole synthase (functions in thiamine (vitamin B1) biosynthesis; in Bacillus subtilis this enzyme catalyzes the formation of thiazole from dehydroxyglycine and 1-deoxy-D-xylulose-5-phosphate and ThiS-thiocarboxylate), with product MESPAASTHHPTAPTPDDATDDALQIGDHTFSSRLLVGSGRFPNPQLMLDALAAAAADLVTVAIRRVNVERPAPESHLQLIRDAGHTVLPNTAGCYTAREAVLVAQLAREALGTDLIKLEVIGDDETLLPDPHELLDAARTLVDDGFTVLAYANDDPITCQKLAEVGCAAVMPLASPIGSGQGLLNPYNLRLIRELLPDTPLIVDAGIGTASDAVQAMELGYDGVLTNTAIAEAKHPVAMARAMRHAVTAGRLAHQAGRIPRRLYAQASSPTEGRVGS from the coding sequence ATGGAATCGCCTGCTGCCTCCACCCACCATCCGACGGCGCCAACCCCCGACGACGCAACCGACGACGCGCTACAGATTGGCGACCATACGTTTTCCTCGCGCTTGCTCGTGGGGTCAGGGCGCTTTCCCAATCCGCAGCTCATGCTCGACGCCCTTGCGGCGGCCGCCGCCGACCTGGTGACGGTGGCCATCCGACGCGTGAATGTGGAGCGCCCCGCGCCCGAGAGCCACTTGCAGCTGATCCGGGATGCCGGCCACACGGTGCTCCCCAACACCGCCGGATGCTACACGGCCCGCGAGGCGGTGCTGGTGGCGCAGCTGGCGCGCGAGGCATTGGGCACCGACCTGATAAAGCTGGAGGTGATTGGCGACGACGAGACGCTGCTGCCCGACCCACACGAGCTGCTCGACGCCGCGCGCACGCTCGTTGATGACGGGTTTACCGTGTTGGCTTATGCCAACGACGACCCCATCACGTGCCAGAAACTGGCGGAGGTCGGCTGTGCCGCCGTCATGCCGCTGGCCTCGCCCATTGGCAGCGGGCAGGGCCTGTTGAACCCGTACAACCTGCGACTCATCCGCGAGCTCCTGCCCGATACGCCGCTCATTGTTGACGCGGGCATCGGGACGGCGAGCGATGCCGTGCAGGCAATGGAGCTGGGCTACGACGGCGTGCTGACGAACACCGCCATTGCCGAAGCGAAGCACCCGGTGGCCATGGCCCGCGCGATGCGTCATGCCGTGACCGCCGGGCGGCTTGCGCATCAGGCGGGCCGCATTCCGCGGCGGCTCTACGCGCAGGCGTCCTCCCCCACCGAGGGCCGCGTGGGCTCCTAG
- a CDS encoding glutamine--tRNA ligase/YqeY domain fusion protein: protein MSASPPSDRDNFIYDIIDEDLANGTHDGRVATRFPPEPNGYLHIGHAKSICLNFGIKHDYADRARTQCHLRFDDTNPETESMEYVASIKEAVRWLGYDWGEHLYFASDYFEQFYAYACTLIAQGDAYVDSLSEEEIREYRGTVNEPGRPSPYRDRSVEENMELFRRMRAGDFPDGAHVLRAKIDMASPHMIMRDPLLYRIKHAHHYRNGDDWCIYPMYDFAHPLEDAIEGITHSLCTLEFDNNRRVYDWVLEHCLPAEEVPQRPHQYEFARLNVDYTIMSKRKLLHLVETGAVDGWDDPRLPTLAGLRRRGVPPSAIRAFCHDVGVTRSESRVEISLLEHAIRDDLNTRAPRVMAVLDPLKVVVTNVDEDTVDWLEVPHWPREIDNDETRAVPFTRELYIERDDFRMDPPDDFYRLAPGREVRLRGGYFLTCTEAITDDDGAVVELRATIDPATRDSTAPDGRSPRGTIHWVSGTHGVPIEARLIDRLFTVPAPDAQDAPFTEFLNPEARVVQAGIVEPSVRDLPADTRLQFERQGYFWQDPVDSAPDALVFNRIVPLRDPWAAREEAARKEALEAKRKAKEAEKAKQRKRSMEAQRDPVERLTEAQRQRFAHYHFTRGVAREDAAVLAADDAVADFYEAALDAYDAPQALAHWVVNDLMRVLKDRSLAELPFGPEELAALVRLAADDVVNSRGAREVFDVLVDAGGDPEAIVDARGLRQINDRSALQEAVTAVIDAHPDEAARYRAGETKLLGFFMGQVMRETQGAANPEEARALLRDRLQE from the coding sequence GTGAGCGCTTCGCCGCCTTCGGACCGCGACAACTTCATCTACGACATCATCGACGAGGACTTGGCCAACGGCACGCACGACGGACGCGTGGCAACGCGCTTTCCGCCCGAGCCCAACGGCTACCTGCACATTGGGCATGCCAAGTCCATTTGCCTCAACTTTGGCATCAAGCACGACTACGCCGATCGCGCCCGCACGCAGTGCCACCTCCGGTTCGATGACACCAACCCCGAAACCGAATCGATGGAGTACGTCGCCTCCATCAAAGAGGCGGTGCGGTGGCTGGGCTACGACTGGGGCGAGCACCTCTACTTTGCCTCCGATTACTTCGAGCAGTTCTACGCGTACGCCTGCACGCTCATCGCGCAGGGCGATGCGTACGTCGACAGCCTCAGCGAGGAAGAAATCCGCGAATACCGGGGCACGGTCAACGAGCCGGGGCGGCCCAGCCCGTACCGCGACCGCTCGGTGGAGGAGAACATGGAGCTGTTTCGGCGGATGCGCGCCGGCGACTTCCCCGACGGGGCCCACGTGCTGCGCGCCAAGATCGACATGGCGTCGCCCCACATGATCATGCGCGACCCGCTGCTCTACCGCATCAAGCACGCCCACCACTACCGCAACGGCGACGACTGGTGCATCTACCCGATGTACGACTTTGCGCATCCGCTGGAAGATGCCATTGAGGGGATTACGCACTCGCTGTGCACGCTGGAGTTTGACAACAACCGCCGCGTGTACGATTGGGTGCTGGAGCACTGCCTGCCCGCCGAGGAGGTGCCGCAGCGCCCGCATCAGTACGAGTTTGCGCGGCTCAACGTGGACTACACCATCATGAGCAAGCGCAAGCTCCTGCATCTGGTGGAGACCGGTGCGGTGGACGGCTGGGACGATCCGCGGTTGCCTACGCTGGCGGGGCTGCGCCGGCGGGGCGTGCCGCCGTCGGCCATTCGGGCGTTTTGCCACGACGTGGGCGTTACGCGAAGCGAGAGCCGGGTGGAAATTAGCCTGCTGGAGCATGCCATCCGCGACGACCTGAACACGCGCGCGCCGCGGGTGATGGCCGTGCTCGACCCGCTGAAGGTGGTGGTGACCAACGTGGACGAAGACACCGTCGACTGGCTGGAGGTGCCGCACTGGCCGCGCGAAATTGACAACGACGAGACGCGCGCGGTGCCGTTTACCCGCGAGCTGTACATCGAGCGTGACGATTTTCGGATGGACCCGCCGGACGACTTCTACCGGCTGGCGCCCGGCCGCGAGGTGCGCCTGCGCGGCGGCTACTTCCTGACCTGCACCGAGGCCATCACCGACGACGACGGCGCGGTGGTGGAGCTGCGGGCCACCATCGACCCGGCCACGCGCGACAGCACGGCCCCCGACGGGCGCTCGCCCCGCGGCACCATCCACTGGGTGTCGGGCACACACGGGGTGCCCATTGAGGCGCGCCTCATCGACCGCCTGTTCACCGTTCCGGCCCCGGATGCCCAGGACGCGCCCTTCACCGAATTTCTGAACCCCGAGGCCCGCGTGGTACAGGCCGGCATCGTAGAGCCGAGCGTGCGCGACCTGCCCGCCGACACGCGGCTGCAGTTTGAGCGGCAGGGCTACTTCTGGCAAGATCCGGTTGACAGCGCGCCCGACGCGCTGGTGTTCAACCGCATCGTGCCCCTGCGCGACCCGTGGGCCGCGCGCGAAGAGGCGGCGCGCAAGGAGGCGCTGGAGGCCAAACGGAAAGCCAAGGAGGCCGAGAAGGCAAAGCAGCGCAAGCGCTCGATGGAGGCCCAGCGCGACCCGGTCGAGCGCCTGACCGAGGCGCAGCGACAGCGCTTTGCCCACTACCACTTTACCCGCGGCGTGGCCCGCGAGGATGCGGCCGTCCTTGCGGCCGACGATGCGGTGGCCGACTTCTACGAGGCGGCCCTCGACGCGTACGATGCCCCGCAGGCGCTGGCGCACTGGGTGGTCAACGACCTGATGCGCGTGCTGAAAGACCGGTCGCTGGCGGAGTTGCCGTTTGGGCCGGAGGAATTGGCCGCGCTCGTGCGACTGGCCGCGGACGACGTTGTGAATAGCCGCGGCGCGCGCGAGGTGTTCGACGTGCTCGTAGACGCGGGCGGCGATCCGGAAGCCATCGTCGATGCGCGCGGGCTCCGGCAGATCAACGACCGCTCGGCCCTCCAGGAAGCCGTGACGGCCGTCATCGATGCCCATCCCGACGAGGCCGCCCGGTATCGCGCGGGCGAAACGAAGCTGTTGGGCTTCTTCATGGGCCAGGTGATGCGCGAGACGCAGGGCGCCGCCAACCCCGAAGAGGCGCGGGCGCTTTTACGCGACCGCTTGCAAGAATGA
- the add gene encoding adenosine deaminase: MSADVPDAASLSRDDLLQWPKAELHCHLDGSLRLPTMLDIARREGKMSVLPADTEDGLREILRAIDDSETLEAYLAWFRYTIPLMQTAEALERVAYELAEDNAQENVRYLEVRFGPILHTEEGLSLEDVTDAVLAGLARAERDYDLTTSLIVCGLRDRYESASMRQAELAAAYRHRGVVAFDLAGGEAGNPPKGHLHAFYKARNALLNLTLHAGESWGPDSIRQALFYCGAHRIGHGITLREDPELMQYFADHRIPLEICPTSNVQTHVVPSYEAHPINTYVKANVPVTVNTDNRLFSRTSVTDELLRVHQRCGITANALREIALNGFRYAFLPIDEKEALLDDVTADLPMPATEQTPRW, encoded by the coding sequence ATGTCTGCCGACGTCCCCGATGCTGCCTCGCTAAGCCGTGACGATCTGCTGCAGTGGCCCAAAGCCGAGCTCCATTGCCACCTCGACGGCTCGCTGCGCCTACCAACCATGTTGGATATCGCCCGCCGCGAGGGCAAGATGAGCGTGCTGCCGGCCGACACAGAAGACGGGTTGCGCGAAATCTTGCGCGCCATCGACGACTCCGAAACCCTGGAGGCGTACCTTGCCTGGTTCCGGTACACCATCCCGCTGATGCAGACGGCTGAGGCGCTGGAGCGGGTGGCCTACGAGCTGGCCGAGGACAATGCGCAGGAGAACGTGCGCTACCTGGAGGTGCGCTTTGGGCCCATCTTGCACACCGAGGAGGGCCTTTCGCTGGAGGACGTGACCGATGCGGTGCTCGCGGGCCTCGCGCGGGCGGAGCGCGACTACGACCTCACGACGTCGCTGATTGTGTGCGGGCTGCGCGACCGCTACGAGAGCGCGTCGATGCGGCAGGCCGAGCTGGCCGCGGCGTACCGTCACCGGGGCGTGGTGGCCTTCGACCTGGCCGGCGGCGAGGCGGGCAACCCACCCAAGGGCCACCTGCACGCCTTCTACAAGGCTCGCAATGCGCTGCTCAACCTGACGCTGCACGCGGGCGAGTCGTGGGGCCCCGACTCCATCCGGCAGGCCCTCTTTTACTGCGGCGCGCACCGCATTGGCCATGGCATCACGCTACGCGAAGATCCCGAGCTGATGCAGTACTTTGCCGACCACCGTATCCCGCTGGAGATTTGCCCCACGAGCAATGTGCAGACGCACGTTGTGCCCAGCTACGAGGCGCACCCCATCAACACCTACGTGAAGGCCAATGTGCCCGTCACCGTAAACACCGACAACCGCCTGTTTAGCCGCACGTCGGTGACCGATGAGCTGCTGCGGGTCCACCAGCGGTGCGGCATCACGGCCAATGCGCTGCGCGAGATTGCCCTCAACGGCTTCCGGTATGCGTTCTTGCCCATCGACGAGAAGGAGGCGCTGCTAGACGACGTTACCGCCGATCTCCCGATGCCCGCTACCGAACAGACGCCCCGCTGGTAG
- a CDS encoding endonuclease/exonuclease/phosphatase family protein — translation MKRLIAALALLVVLGGIEYVTGVEVMGDLDLVPEQWERPARTAEAPPTAAAPAPSAAPAQTPPAKAAPADATVRFVTWNLYNFGRSKNAEEIAFVAEQLREYEVVAIQEISTSPPGPQAIGRLVDALDRTGFNWDYTISDPTTGDGTERYAFLWKPSRVRLVGRAWLEDRLADTIDREPYCARFEHVGTGQRMLVASLHAIPRSKDPETEIRQLHALHDRYPDDNVMVVGDFNLDGEDEAFNGLRRRGYAMVLHDQKTSLGRKVDPGPQGHLASEYDNIFYETATLDAVRRGVIDFTQQFPSLRAARKISDHLPVYMHVGWDAVPPAQP, via the coding sequence ATGAAGCGTCTGATTGCAGCACTCGCCCTGCTCGTTGTGCTGGGCGGCATCGAATATGTGACGGGCGTCGAGGTGATGGGCGACCTCGACCTGGTGCCCGAGCAATGGGAGCGTCCGGCGCGCACAGCGGAGGCGCCCCCTACGGCCGCGGCTCCCGCGCCTTCGGCTGCCCCGGCGCAAACGCCCCCGGCCAAGGCCGCACCGGCCGATGCTACGGTGCGCTTCGTCACGTGGAATCTGTACAACTTTGGCCGCTCGAAAAACGCCGAGGAGATCGCCTTCGTCGCCGAGCAGTTGCGCGAGTACGAGGTGGTGGCCATCCAAGAGATTTCCACCTCACCCCCGGGCCCGCAGGCTATTGGGCGGTTGGTGGACGCGCTCGACCGCACCGGCTTCAACTGGGACTACACCATCAGCGACCCCACGACGGGCGACGGCACCGAGCGCTATGCCTTCTTGTGGAAGCCGTCGCGCGTGCGGCTGGTGGGGCGGGCCTGGCTCGAAGACCGCCTGGCCGATACCATCGACCGGGAGCCGTACTGCGCGCGCTTCGAGCACGTGGGCACCGGGCAGCGCATGCTGGTGGCCAGCTTGCACGCCATCCCGCGCTCCAAAGACCCGGAAACCGAGATCCGCCAGCTCCACGCCCTCCACGACCGCTACCCCGACGACAACGTGATGGTGGTGGGCGACTTTAACCTTGACGGCGAAGATGAGGCGTTCAATGGCTTGCGCCGGCGGGGCTACGCCATGGTGCTGCACGATCAAAAGACGAGCCTGGGCCGCAAAGTAGATCCTGGGCCGCAGGGCCACTTGGCCAGCGAGTACGACAACATTTTCTACGAGACGGCAACGCTCGATGCGGTGCGCCGCGGGGTCATCGACTTCACGCAGCAGTTTCCCTCGCTCCGCGCCGCCCGCAAAATCTCGGACCACCTGCCGGTGTACATGCACGTCGGATGGGACGCCGTGCCGCCTGCGCAGCCGTAG
- a CDS encoding cyclic nucleotide-binding domain-containing protein — MKKALYILGKLSDSDIDWMVANGASSEVDADTVIIRQGKPADSLYLVLNGSFMVIDEEREATVAVLESGEIVGEMSFVDEQPPSATVRSITDSTVFELPRAALEQKLDEDDEFAKRFYRAVAVFLSDRLRSTLRKDVANGDRTPKEAFDPQTMEQMIEASNRFDRFLEKLASA; from the coding sequence ATGAAGAAAGCACTGTACATTCTAGGAAAACTGAGCGACTCCGATATCGACTGGATGGTGGCAAACGGTGCCTCGTCCGAGGTAGATGCCGACACCGTAATCATCCGCCAAGGCAAACCGGCCGACTCGCTGTACCTGGTTCTCAATGGCTCGTTTATGGTTATCGATGAGGAGCGGGAGGCCACGGTGGCGGTGCTGGAAAGCGGTGAGATCGTAGGCGAGATGTCGTTTGTCGACGAGCAGCCGCCCTCGGCCACGGTCCGCTCAATTACCGATAGCACGGTTTTCGAGTTGCCGCGGGCCGCGCTGGAGCAAAAGCTGGACGAAGACGACGAGTTTGCCAAGCGGTTCTACCGGGCCGTGGCGGTGTTCTTGTCTGATCGCTTGCGCTCTACGCTCCGCAAAGACGTAGCCAACGGCGACCGCACGCCCAAAGAGGCCTTCGATCCGCAAACCATGGAGCAGATGATTGAGGCCAGCAACCGCTTCGATCGGTTTCTGGAGAAACTGGCCAGCGCATAG
- a CDS encoding potassium channel family protein, with the protein MAPPRRYLARWTRDFDVAQLQIISATALLCVLFGVGTAGYRIIEGWPFIDGFYMTFITLATIGFQEVHPLSPVGRLFTVFIGLTGIGLVTFVATRAAQLLLASENFYRRQMKQRIKDLTDHYIVCGYGRVGQRLAEDLEKANRPFVVVERDPEVIEDIAANNHLYIEGDAEEEETLTAAGIHRSCGLILALPDDSSNVFVTLTAREMNPDVAILTRTMDHRNRSKLLHAGADKVVAPSEVGADRMAQVVLRPNVDQFLEHVLHTGSLSLQMEEVRIKPGAPLAGQTLAESNFRQQYDAVVIGIIDQSEQTMHFNPAPSDRIQTGDVLIVLGDPATIETLRREGCSP; encoded by the coding sequence ATGGCTCCCCCGCGCCGCTACCTTGCCCGATGGACGCGCGACTTCGATGTTGCCCAGCTTCAGATCATTTCGGCCACGGCCCTGCTGTGCGTGCTCTTTGGCGTGGGCACCGCCGGATACCGCATCATTGAAGGCTGGCCGTTCATTGACGGGTTCTACATGACGTTCATCACCCTGGCCACCATCGGGTTTCAAGAGGTGCATCCCCTCTCGCCCGTCGGCCGCCTGTTCACGGTCTTCATTGGCCTCACGGGCATCGGCCTCGTAACGTTTGTGGCCACGCGCGCCGCGCAGCTCCTACTTGCCAGCGAAAACTTCTACCGACGCCAGATGAAGCAACGCATCAAAGACCTTACCGACCACTACATCGTCTGTGGCTACGGGCGGGTGGGGCAGCGGCTCGCCGAGGATTTGGAGAAGGCCAATCGCCCCTTCGTGGTTGTAGAACGCGATCCGGAGGTCATTGAAGACATTGCCGCCAACAATCACCTGTACATTGAAGGCGATGCCGAGGAGGAAGAAACGCTCACGGCCGCTGGCATCCATCGCTCGTGCGGCCTGATCCTCGCCCTGCCGGATGACAGCTCGAACGTGTTCGTGACGCTCACGGCCCGCGAGATGAACCCCGACGTGGCCATCCTGACGCGCACCATGGACCACCGCAACCGGAGCAAGCTGCTGCATGCCGGGGCCGATAAGGTGGTGGCCCCCAGCGAGGTGGGCGCCGACCGCATGGCGCAGGTGGTGCTGCGCCCCAACGTCGATCAGTTTTTGGAGCACGTGCTGCACACCGGAAGCCTCAGCCTGCAGATGGAGGAGGTGCGCATTAAGCCCGGCGCGCCGCTGGCCGGTCAAACGCTCGCCGAGAGCAACTTCCGGCAGCAGTACGACGCCGTAGTCATTGGCATCATCGACCAGAGCGAGCAGACGATGCACTTCAATCCGGCCCCGTCCGATCGCATCCAGACCGGCGATGTGCTCATTGTACTGGGCGACCCGGCAACTATCGAGACGCTGCGTCGTGAAGGATGTAGCCCGTAA